One Deinococcus sp. LM3 genomic region harbors:
- a CDS encoding ATPase: protein MSLSGPSLPFLRADAAPLAPPERRLSDLPLTVLVGVTGVGKSTALAALTGADPAMRVLPDRREVTDAVMILPATGGAPVRDREERFRLTARYRQEQPGGMAQALGSLVADVRHWGEAPVFDGLRGLDEVRFAADSFPAWRFVALGAPDGVRVRRLLGRADSFDQVAAESGGTLRAELAALADVEAVFTPAELDDLAGLPAQGFAPGDVLAKVRIVVSERRNYDPAAAEAFLRTLPPARALVLDTVALDPAGVAAAVRAWAGGAA, encoded by the coding sequence GTGAGTCTCTCTGGTCCGTCCCTGCCGTTCCTGCGTGCCGACGCCGCGCCCCTCGCCCCGCCCGAGCGGCGGCTGTCCGACCTGCCCCTGACCGTGCTGGTCGGCGTGACCGGCGTGGGAAAAAGTACGGCCCTGGCGGCCCTGACCGGCGCGGACCCGGCCATGCGGGTCCTGCCGGACCGGCGCGAGGTGACGGACGCCGTGATGATCCTGCCTGCCACGGGCGGCGCGCCCGTACGGGACCGCGAGGAACGGTTCCGGCTGACCGCCCGTTACCGCCAGGAGCAGCCGGGCGGGATGGCGCAGGCGCTGGGGTCGCTGGTGGCCGACGTGCGGCACTGGGGCGAGGCTCCGGTGTTCGACGGACTGCGCGGCCTGGACGAGGTGCGCTTCGCGGCCGATTCGTTCCCGGCGTGGCGCTTCGTGGCGCTCGGCGCGCCGGACGGGGTGCGGGTGCGGCGGCTGCTGGGCCGCGCGGACAGCTTCGATCAGGTGGCGGCCGAAAGCGGCGGAACGCTGCGGGCGGAGCTGGCCGCGCTGGCGGATGTGGAGGCCGTGTTCACCCCGGCGGAACTGGATGATCTGGCCGGGTTGCCCGCCCAGGGCTTCGCGCCGGGCGACGTGCTGGCGAAGGTGCGGATCGTGGTGTCCGAGCGGCGTAACTACGACCCGGCGGCCGCCGAGGCGTTCCTGCGGACGCTGCCGCCCGCGCGGGCGCTGGTGCTGGATACCGTGGCGCTGGACCCGGCGGGCGTGGCGGCGGCCGTGCGCGCCTGGGCCGGAGGGGCGGCGTGA
- a CDS encoding enolase C-terminal domain-like protein, translated as MNAPTVARVEGVPFRLPLTSALAWGAHSALNAAEHVLVRVILSDGTVGLAEATPRPTIYGETTASVLGILAHLEAGLRGLEITDTAALERVRGSVTNNHTARGALDMALHDARARARGGTLFDTLLGPNTRVRVSFILGIAAPDEMLTEARRVVEAGVRCLKVKVGREHERDLRVIRALREEFGNEVLLYADSNETLTPESAPAALDAMREAGLMYVEEPLPARNLRARAALHAQGRLPVVADDSCFTPADLDRELDFDTFDVLNVKTARNGFTDGLNMLRAAAAHGKRGMVGSQASTGLGTLHAALLSTQAEVTEPCELSFVLKLQADLLNAPIEFRDGWLDVTGLRDHRIDPARLERYRL; from the coding sequence GTGAACGCCCCCACCGTCGCGCGGGTCGAGGGCGTTCCCTTCCGGCTGCCGCTGACCTCGGCGCTGGCGTGGGGCGCGCACTCGGCCCTGAATGCCGCCGAGCACGTGCTGGTGCGCGTGATCCTCTCGGACGGCACGGTGGGTCTGGCCGAGGCGACGCCGCGCCCCACCATCTACGGCGAGACGACCGCGAGCGTGCTGGGCATCCTGGCGCACCTGGAAGCGGGCCTGCGCGGCCTGGAGATCACGGACACGGCGGCGCTGGAGCGCGTGCGTGGCAGCGTGACGAACAACCACACGGCGCGCGGCGCGCTGGACATGGCCCTGCACGACGCCCGCGCCCGCGCCCGTGGCGGCACGCTGTTCGACACGCTGCTCGGGCCGAACACCCGCGTGCGCGTGAGTTTCATCCTGGGCATCGCCGCGCCGGACGAGATGCTGACCGAGGCGCGGCGGGTCGTGGAGGCCGGGGTGCGCTGCCTGAAGGTGAAGGTGGGCCGCGAACACGAACGCGACCTGCGCGTGATCCGGGCGCTACGCGAGGAGTTCGGCAACGAGGTGCTGCTGTACGCCGACAGCAACGAGACCCTGACGCCCGAGTCGGCCCCGGCGGCGCTGGACGCCATGCGCGAGGCGGGCCTGATGTACGTGGAAGAACCCCTCCCGGCCCGCAACCTGCGCGCCCGCGCGGCCCTGCACGCGCAGGGGCGGCTCCCGGTCGTGGCGGACGATTCGTGCTTCACGCCGGCCGACCTGGACCGCGAACTGGATTTCGATACCTTCGACGTGCTGAACGTGAAGACCGCCCGCAACGGCTTCACCGACGGCCTGAACATGCTGCGCGCGGCCGCCGCCCACGGCAAGCGCGGCATGGTGGGATCGCAGGCCAGCACGGGCCTGGGCACCCTGCACGCGGCGCTGCTGTCCACCCAGGCCGAGGTGACCGAGCCCTGCGAGCTGAGTTTCGTGCTGAAGTTGCAGGCCGACCTGCTGAACGCGCCCATCGAGTTCCGGGACGGCTGGCTGGACGTGACCGGCCTCCGCGATCACCGGATTGACCCGGCCCGCCTGGAGCGCTACCGCCTGTGA
- the glgP gene encoding alpha-glucan family phosphorylase, with translation MNVIGKVTVLPQLPPGIARLSELAYNLYWSWTPRAQELYQELDSTIWERFQHNPVRTLLEVPQTRLQQVAADPAYLKRYAQVMADFDAYMGKKDTWAARNVPDMKPVAYFSMEYAYHESLPIYSGGLGVLAGDHCKSASDLGIPFTAVGLLFHQGYFTQLFDKDGWQNETYDELDLTTLPITPALTPGGEEARVSVVIGSRTVHSRVWNLNVGRIRVLLLDTNVPENSDEDRKLTARLYGGNQELRVQQYVLLGVAGIRALRLLDIPGDVYHMNEGHAALLGLERTREYVAQGLDFRTAVETVASSTLFTTHTPVPAGNDAFSYELMDRYVGAWPAQLATSRDELYRLAEHEQLWDGHLVPTFSMTVFALNMSRAANGVSELHGEVSRDMWNFLYPGAQTEEVPIGHVTNGAHNLTFTSQAMRDLLGTVLPADWTERLEDEQMWQAVEQLTDQQLQDVQRDMKRDMIAFVRARMREQKVRNGASAADVAATETLLDENTLTIGFARRFATYKRATLLFRDRERLSRIVNHPERPVQFVFAGKAHPADNPGKAFIQEIYRLSQEPEFRGRIVILENYDMHVARHLVQGVDIWLNNPRRPLEASGTSGMKASFNGSPNLSILDGWWREGYDGTNGWPIGEEREYADLNVQDDADAYSMYQTLESEIVPRYYGQRAGAESWAHTVRRAIETCSPRFSMQRQVIDYVQKYYVPIAARGAQLAASDSARAREIASWKGWVRQQWPHTTLSAHAQLPATSQPGQTVPVTATVNPAGINLDELRVEAVLTRAGQRTHVPLTSHGDGTFSAQVPLNESGLYSVGVRMIPVVDGLSNDLEAGLIKWA, from the coding sequence ATGAACGTCATTGGTAAGGTCACGGTGCTGCCCCAGCTGCCGCCCGGCATCGCAAGGCTGTCTGAACTCGCTTACAACCTGTACTGGTCGTGGACACCCCGCGCGCAGGAGCTGTACCAGGAACTGGACTCCACTATTTGGGAGCGCTTCCAGCACAACCCGGTCCGCACGCTGCTCGAGGTTCCGCAGACCCGCCTGCAACAGGTGGCGGCCGACCCCGCCTACCTGAAACGCTACGCGCAGGTCATGGCCGACTTCGACGCCTACATGGGCAAGAAGGACACCTGGGCCGCCCGGAACGTGCCCGACATGAAACCCGTGGCCTACTTCAGCATGGAGTACGCGTACCACGAGTCGCTGCCCATCTACTCCGGCGGCCTGGGTGTGCTGGCCGGCGACCACTGCAAGAGCGCCTCGGACCTGGGCATTCCCTTCACGGCGGTCGGCCTGCTGTTCCACCAGGGGTACTTCACGCAGCTGTTCGACAAGGACGGCTGGCAGAACGAAACCTACGACGAGCTGGACCTGACCACCCTGCCCATCACGCCCGCCCTGACCCCCGGCGGCGAGGAGGCGCGCGTGAGCGTCGTGATCGGCAGCCGCACCGTGCATTCGCGCGTGTGGAACCTGAACGTGGGCCGCATCAGGGTGCTGCTGCTGGACACCAACGTTCCCGAGAACAGCGATGAAGACCGCAAACTCACGGCCCGCCTGTACGGCGGCAACCAGGAACTGCGCGTACAGCAGTACGTGCTGCTGGGCGTGGCCGGCATCCGCGCGCTGAGGCTGCTGGACATCCCCGGCGACGTGTACCACATGAACGAGGGCCACGCCGCCCTGCTGGGCCTGGAACGCACCCGCGAGTACGTGGCGCAGGGCCTGGACTTCCGCACCGCCGTGGAAACCGTCGCCAGCTCCACCCTGTTCACCACGCACACGCCCGTCCCCGCCGGGAACGACGCCTTCTCGTACGAACTGATGGACCGCTACGTCGGCGCGTGGCCCGCGCAGCTCGCCACCAGCCGCGACGAACTGTACCGACTGGCCGAGCACGAGCAGCTGTGGGACGGCCACCTCGTCCCCACCTTCTCCATGACGGTGTTCGCGCTGAACATGAGCCGCGCCGCGAACGGCGTGTCCGAACTGCACGGCGAGGTCAGCCGCGACATGTGGAACTTCCTGTACCCCGGCGCGCAGACCGAGGAAGTCCCGATCGGGCACGTCACGAACGGCGCGCATAACCTGACCTTCACCAGTCAGGCCATGCGCGACCTGCTCGGCACGGTCCTGCCCGCCGACTGGACCGAACGCCTCGAGGACGAGCAGATGTGGCAGGCAGTCGAGCAGCTGACCGACCAGCAGCTTCAGGACGTGCAGCGCGACATGAAACGCGACATGATCGCCTTCGTGCGCGCCCGCATGCGCGAGCAGAAGGTCCGCAACGGCGCCAGCGCCGCCGACGTGGCCGCCACTGAGACGCTGCTCGACGAGAACACCCTGACCATCGGCTTCGCGCGCCGCTTCGCCACGTACAAGCGCGCCACGCTGCTGTTCCGTGACCGCGAACGCCTCAGCCGCATCGTGAACCACCCGGAGCGTCCGGTGCAGTTCGTGTTCGCCGGCAAGGCCCACCCGGCCGACAACCCCGGCAAGGCCTTCATCCAGGAGATCTACAGACTCAGCCAGGAACCCGAATTCCGCGGCCGGATCGTGATCCTGGAAAACTACGACATGCACGTCGCCCGTCACCTCGTGCAGGGCGTGGACATCTGGCTGAACAACCCCCGCCGCCCGCTGGAAGCCTCGGGCACCAGCGGCATGAAGGCCAGCTTCAACGGCAGCCCCAACCTCAGCATCCTCGACGGCTGGTGGCGCGAAGGGTACGACGGCACGAACGGCTGGCCCATCGGCGAGGAACGCGAGTACGCCGACCTGAACGTGCAGGACGATGCCGACGCCTACAGCATGTATCAGACGCTGGAAAGCGAGATCGTGCCCCGCTACTACGGGCAGCGCGCGGGCGCCGAATCCTGGGCTCACACGGTCCGCCGCGCCATCGAGACGTGCAGCCCGCGCTTCTCGATGCAGCGTCAGGTGATCGACTACGTGCAGAAGTACTACGTGCCCATCGCCGCGCGCGGCGCGCAACTGGCCGCCAGCGACAGCGCCCGCGCCCGCGAGATCGCCAGCTGGAAAGGCTGGGTGCGCCAGCAGTGGCCGCACACCACCCTCAGCGCCCACGCCCAGCTGCCCGCCACCAGCCAGCCCGGCCAGACCGTGCCGGTCACGGCGACCGTCAACCCGGCGGGCATCAACCTCGACGAACTGCGCGTGGAAGCCGTCCTGACCCGCGCCGGCCAGCGCACCCACGTGCCCCTGACCAGCCACGGCGACGGCACCTTCAGCGCCCAGGTGCCGCTGAACGAGAGCGGCCTGTACTCGGTCGGCGTGCGCATGATTCCCGTCGTGGACGGCCTGAGCAACGACCTGGAAGCCGGCCTGATCAAGTGGGCCTGA
- the pcaC gene encoding 4-carboxymuconolactone decarboxylase: MSDHTNDPAATDPQDSEMLTRGKQKRAQIMGQEFVDRAFAGDPQAFGADFQRFLTEYAWGAVWGRGGLSDRERHMITLGILAALGRDREFEGHVRATASSGVSERDLSDVLHQVAIYAGVPAALSGFRLAGAVLAERPDPPEGT, from the coding sequence ATGAGTGACCACACGAACGATCCGGCCGCGACCGACCCGCAGGACAGCGAGATGCTCACGCGCGGCAAACAGAAGCGGGCGCAGATTATGGGGCAGGAGTTCGTGGACCGCGCCTTCGCCGGCGACCCGCAGGCCTTCGGCGCGGACTTCCAGCGGTTCCTGACCGAGTACGCCTGGGGCGCCGTGTGGGGACGCGGCGGCCTGAGCGACCGGGAGCGGCACATGATCACGCTGGGCATCCTGGCCGCGCTGGGACGCGACCGGGAATTCGAGGGACACGTGCGCGCCACCGCCAGCAGCGGCGTCAGCGAACGCGACCTGAGCGATGTGCTGCATCAGGTGGCGATCTACGCGGGCGTGCCCGCCGCGCTGAGCGGCTTCCGGCTGGCCGGAGCGGTTCTGGCGGAGCGGCCGGACCCGCCGGAAGGCACCTGA
- a CDS encoding EamA family transporter produces MVSIQGGAAFAKTLFPTLGAAGTTTLRVTLAAALLVVLLRPNLRALTRADWAAIVPYGTALGLMNLAFYESLRTLPLGLAVTLEFIGPLTLSLLLSRRALDVAWVVLAGLGIALISPLGQQLTGGVAAAPVSPVGIGLALLAGAFWALYILAGGAVGRRVPGTTGVVAGMIVAAIVTLPFGVAEAGTDLLTPGALLLGLGVAVLSSALPYTLEMRALRAIPARIFGVMMSVEPAIAALSGLLFLGERLGAAQWIAMLCVIAASAGINLTGKPTAHSEPEPVN; encoded by the coding sequence ATGGTCAGCATTCAGGGGGGCGCGGCGTTCGCCAAGACGCTGTTCCCCACGCTGGGCGCGGCCGGCACCACGACCCTGCGCGTCACGCTGGCCGCCGCGCTGCTGGTGGTGCTGCTGCGCCCGAACCTGCGCGCCCTGACCCGCGCCGACTGGGCGGCCATCGTGCCGTACGGCACGGCGCTGGGCCTGATGAACCTCGCGTTCTACGAGTCGCTGCGGACCCTGCCACTGGGGTTGGCGGTCACGCTGGAGTTCATCGGGCCGCTCACGCTGTCGCTGCTGCTGTCTCGCCGCGCGCTGGACGTGGCGTGGGTGGTCCTGGCGGGGCTGGGGATCGCGCTGATCTCGCCGCTGGGGCAGCAGTTGACGGGCGGCGTGGCGGCCGCGCCGGTCTCGCCGGTCGGGATCGGGCTGGCGCTGCTGGCCGGGGCGTTCTGGGCGCTGTACATCCTGGCGGGCGGCGCGGTGGGGCGGCGTGTGCCCGGCACAACCGGGGTGGTGGCGGGCATGATCGTGGCGGCCATCGTCACCCTGCCGTTCGGCGTGGCAGAGGCCGGCACGGACCTGCTGACGCCCGGCGCGCTGCTGCTGGGGCTGGGCGTGGCGGTGCTGTCCAGCGCCCTGCCGTACACCCTGGAGATGCGGGCACTGCGGGCCATTCCGGCCCGGATCTTCGGCGTGATGATGAGCGTCGAGCCGGCCATCGCCGCCCTGAGCGGCCTGCTGTTCCTGGGCGAGCGTCTGGGCGCCGCGCAGTGGATCGCCATGCTGTGCGTGATCGCCGCCAGCGCCGGCATCAACCTGACCGGCAAACCCACCGCGCACAGCGAACCCGAACCGGTGAACTGA
- a CDS encoding ABC transporter ATP-binding protein, with translation MTVPTADVLRQVQHNSPNALELRGITKRFPLVLANDDISMQVRWGSVHALCGENGAGKSTLMKIVYGIQPPTSGQIVVDGETVDLTDPSEAIKRGIGMVFQHFMLVETLTVTENVILGMEPTSGGAINYAAARKRVAELIKQFNFDLNPDAIVGELAVGLQQKVEILKTLYRGARILILDEPTAVLTPSETEELFDFLKNQYAASGNAVIFISHKLHEVLHISDTISVIRDGRMIGTIPTQGATTELLARMMVGRDVSLKVNKAPAQPGNVALDVQNVVVKGEYGNAVDGVSFQVRAGEIVGIAGVEGNGQSELVEAITGLQPYRGQITYLGKVARGVREVEASGLSHVPEDRNERGLVLEMTTAENFILGEQDRAPFAGPLGLLNREVIEQNARDLSEKYDVRPRSTTLQAGRYSGGNAQKLIVAREMRKGPKILVASQPTRGVDIGAIEFIHARIVEARDQGLAVLLVSADLGEVMNLADRILVMYEGKVVGEVDAAHATDTQLGLLMTGSGEAMNTQVSWQE, from the coding sequence ATGACCGTTCCCACTGCCGACGTGCTGCGACAGGTGCAGCACAACTCCCCGAACGCGCTGGAGTTGCGCGGCATCACCAAGCGCTTCCCCCTCGTACTCGCCAACGACGACATCTCCATGCAGGTCCGCTGGGGCAGCGTGCACGCGCTGTGCGGCGAGAACGGCGCCGGCAAGAGCACCCTGATGAAGATCGTGTACGGTATCCAGCCTCCCACCAGCGGCCAGATCGTCGTGGACGGCGAGACCGTCGACCTGACCGACCCCAGCGAGGCCATCAAACGCGGGATCGGCATGGTCTTCCAGCACTTCATGCTCGTCGAGACGCTCACCGTCACCGAGAACGTCATCCTGGGCATGGAACCCACCAGCGGCGGCGCCATCAACTACGCCGCCGCCCGGAAGCGCGTCGCGGAACTCATCAAGCAGTTCAACTTCGACCTGAACCCCGACGCCATCGTCGGTGAACTCGCCGTCGGCCTGCAACAGAAAGTCGAGATTCTCAAGACCCTGTACCGCGGCGCGCGCATCCTGATCCTCGACGAACCCACCGCCGTCCTCACGCCCAGCGAGACCGAGGAACTGTTCGACTTCCTGAAAAACCAGTACGCCGCCAGCGGCAACGCCGTCATCTTCATCAGCCACAAACTGCACGAGGTGCTGCACATCAGCGACACCATCAGCGTCATCCGCGACGGCCGCATGATCGGCACCATCCCCACCCAGGGCGCCACCACCGAACTGCTCGCCCGCATGATGGTCGGCCGCGACGTGTCCCTGAAAGTCAACAAGGCCCCCGCCCAGCCCGGCAACGTGGCGCTCGACGTGCAGAACGTCGTCGTGAAAGGCGAGTACGGCAACGCCGTGGACGGCGTGAGCTTCCAGGTCCGCGCCGGAGAGATCGTCGGCATCGCCGGCGTCGAGGGCAACGGCCAGAGCGAACTCGTCGAGGCCATCACCGGCCTGCAACCCTACCGCGGCCAGATCACCTACCTCGGCAAGGTCGCGCGCGGCGTGCGTGAAGTCGAGGCGTCCGGGCTGTCGCACGTGCCGGAAGACCGCAACGAACGCGGCCTGGTCCTCGAAATGACCACCGCCGAGAACTTCATCCTGGGCGAACAGGACCGCGCGCCGTTCGCCGGACCGCTGGGCCTGCTCAACCGCGAAGTCATCGAACAGAACGCCCGCGACCTCAGCGAGAAGTACGACGTGCGCCCCCGCTCCACCACCCTCCAGGCCGGACGGTACTCGGGCGGCAACGCCCAGAAACTCATCGTGGCCCGCGAGATGCGCAAAGGCCCCAAAATCCTGGTGGCCAGCCAGCCCACCCGCGGCGTGGACATCGGCGCCATCGAATTCATCCACGCCCGCATCGTCGAGGCGCGCGACCAGGGGCTGGCCGTCCTGCTCGTCAGCGCCGACCTGGGCGAAGTCATGAACCTCGCCGACCGCATCCTCGTCATGTACGAAGGCAAGGTCGTCGGCGAGGTTGACGCCGCGCACGCCACCGACACGCAGCTGGGCCTGCTCATGACCGGCAGCGGCGAGGCCATGAACACCCAGGTCAGCTGGCAGGAGTGA
- a CDS encoding phosphatase PAP2 family protein produces the protein METFWLAVTNLGRDEVFIVGLALYTWLVRPVGGRNLGVAFALSYLLNAALKYGLNLPRPFTNDPAAASEAARATAGGPGLPSGHSQMAATLWWGVAAQLRRPWVTWAAAALVALIAGSRLVLNVHYPSDVIVGLTLGVLFALLAARVQFPQGGALRWGPPLGALVVAALLPAGAPREFAAGLGMAAGFWFVQPRFTPPATALGRVIVAVAGLAVVFAVYFALGALPDGVKEVGLVRALRYALLVLVAAEGVPLLLRRWLPVGEVRGRAAPERVTA, from the coding sequence ATGGAAACTTTCTGGTTGGCGGTCACGAATCTGGGGCGGGACGAGGTCTTCATCGTGGGTCTGGCGCTGTACACGTGGCTGGTCCGGCCGGTCGGGGGGCGGAACCTGGGGGTAGCGTTCGCACTGAGTTACCTGCTGAACGCGGCCCTGAAGTACGGCCTGAACCTGCCGCGCCCGTTCACGAACGACCCGGCGGCCGCGTCCGAGGCGGCGCGGGCCACGGCGGGCGGGCCGGGCCTGCCCAGCGGGCACTCGCAGATGGCCGCGACCCTGTGGTGGGGCGTGGCGGCGCAGCTGCGCCGTCCGTGGGTGACCTGGGCGGCGGCGGCGCTCGTCGCGTTGATCGCCGGGTCGCGGCTGGTGCTGAACGTGCACTACCCCAGTGACGTGATCGTGGGCCTGACGCTGGGCGTGCTGTTCGCGCTGCTGGCGGCCCGCGTGCAGTTCCCGCAGGGCGGCGCGCTGCGCTGGGGGCCGCCGCTGGGCGCGCTGGTCGTGGCGGCGCTGCTGCCGGCAGGCGCGCCGCGCGAGTTCGCGGCGGGGCTGGGCATGGCCGCCGGGTTCTGGTTCGTGCAGCCGCGCTTCACGCCGCCCGCGACGGCGCTGGGCCGCGTGATCGTGGCGGTGGCCGGGCTGGCGGTGGTGTTCGCGGTGTACTTCGCGCTGGGGGCGCTGCCGGACGGGGTCAAGGAGGTCGGGCTGGTGCGGGCGCTGCGCTACGCGCTGCTGGTGCTGGTGGCGGCCGAGGGTGTCCCGCTGCTGCTGCGCCGCTGGCTGCCGGTCGGTGAAGTCCGGGGCCGCGCCGCCCCGGAACGCGTGACGGCCTGA
- a CDS encoding c-type cytochrome yields MQIRRGRLSRFLLPGLLALGAPLVLAQTATSPATTDSALAGLTPSAARGETLSGSCAGCHAPTGRAPVLKGDPAPQIRTALLAFRAKTRPNGTMQNVASRLSDQDIVDIAAFYSGDSSAPATAPAPAPATPPVTPAPVTPPPATTPPVTPPPVTPPPTTTGTTATGETLYQVGAAARGVIACAVCHGETGAGAEDVGVPAITGRTAASVLAQLRAYKSGPVTGIPYPDAMHIALTPMTDADLTAVATYVATLK; encoded by the coding sequence ATGCAGATCAGACGCGGACGGCTCTCACGGTTCCTTCTTCCCGGCCTGCTGGCCCTCGGCGCTCCGCTGGTGCTGGCGCAGACGGCCACATCTCCGGCCACCACGGACAGCGCCCTGGCCGGCCTGACGCCCAGCGCCGCGCGTGGCGAGACCCTCAGCGGCAGCTGCGCCGGGTGTCACGCCCCCACCGGGCGCGCCCCGGTCCTGAAGGGCGACCCGGCCCCGCAGATCCGCACGGCGCTGCTGGCATTCCGCGCGAAAACCCGGCCGAACGGCACCATGCAGAACGTCGCCTCCCGCCTGAGCGACCAGGACATCGTGGATATCGCCGCGTTCTACTCCGGCGACAGCAGCGCGCCGGCCACTGCGCCAGCCCCTGCACCGGCCACCCCTCCCGTCACCCCGGCACCCGTCACGCCACCCCCGGCGACCACTCCCCCCGTCACGCCTCCGCCTGTCACGCCGCCCCCGACGACGACCGGAACGACTGCAACTGGCGAGACGCTGTATCAGGTGGGCGCGGCGGCGCGCGGCGTGATCGCCTGCGCGGTCTGCCACGGCGAGACCGGCGCCGGGGCCGAGGACGTGGGCGTGCCCGCCATCACGGGCCGCACCGCCGCGTCCGTGCTGGCGCAGCTGCGCGCCTACAAGAGCGGCCCTGTCACGGGCATTCCCTATCCCGACGCCATGCACATCGCCCTGACGCCCATGACCGACGCCGACCTGACGGCAGTCGCCACGTACGTCGCCACCCTGAAGTGA
- a CDS encoding HNH endonuclease — translation MARRHPPSTWPPPPRPDPTCALCQRAVPNLTEHHLLPRSQGRRQGVRVADLPTTLLCRPCHSFLHRTFSNAELARDYQDIGALLAHPEVQRFVRWLRTQPATKSVRVR, via the coding sequence ATGGCCCGCCGGCACCCTCCCAGCACCTGGCCCCCGCCGCCCAGGCCCGATCCGACCTGCGCGCTGTGCCAGCGGGCCGTGCCGAACCTGACCGAACACCACCTGCTGCCCCGCTCGCAGGGCCGCCGCCAGGGCGTGCGCGTGGCCGACCTGCCCACCACCCTGCTGTGCCGCCCCTGCCACAGTTTCCTGCACCGCACCTTCAGTAACGCCGAACTGGCCCGCGACTACCAGGACATCGGCGCGTTGCTCGCCCATCCGGAAGTGCAGCGATTCGTGCGCTGGCTGCGCACCCAGCCCGCCACCAAGAGCGTCCGCGTGCGCTGA
- a CDS encoding DUF1517 domain-containing protein, protein MQPAQRNPGVPRRLLSLGVLLLSLLTLLALLSPLAQAQSGGGFGGSSRSSGGSSGGSFGGSGSSRGGGYSGGGYSGGGYSGPIIINGGGGYGYSSGGGGGLITMIIFGVVIFVVISGMRRSLGGGGRGLAGLSGTAQALSVQILMAEGDEVKRALQRVAQTGDPDTNEGLTRMMQEAALVVLRHPERWVYGNVQRAQGAANTADSQVGAWATEARAAFTEQTTSNYQNNDPASGYARRDDYTFKHDAADQYLAVTLAVAAHTLAALPPAGATNADEARAALRAISAVTPSDLIRAEVVWSPDAEGEFLSEDEAIQKYPALTRL, encoded by the coding sequence ATGCAGCCCGCACAACGCAACCCTGGCGTTCCCCGCCGCCTCTTGTCCCTGGGCGTCCTGCTGCTCTCGCTGCTGACGCTGCTGGCCCTGCTCTCACCGCTGGCGCAGGCGCAGTCCGGCGGCGGTTTCGGCGGCAGTTCCCGCAGTTCCGGCGGCAGTTCCGGCGGCAGCTTCGGCGGGTCCGGCAGCAGCCGGGGCGGCGGGTACAGCGGCGGTGGCTACAGCGGAGGCGGGTACAGCGGCCCGATCATCATCAACGGCGGCGGCGGGTACGGGTACAGCAGCGGCGGCGGCGGCGGCCTGATCACCATGATCATCTTCGGCGTGGTGATCTTCGTGGTGATCAGCGGCATGCGCCGCAGTCTCGGCGGCGGCGGACGGGGCCTGGCGGGCCTGAGCGGCACCGCCCAGGCGCTCAGCGTGCAGATCCTGATGGCCGAGGGTGACGAGGTCAAACGCGCCCTGCAACGCGTCGCGCAGACCGGCGACCCCGACACCAACGAGGGCCTGACCCGCATGATGCAGGAAGCCGCGCTGGTCGTCCTGCGCCACCCGGAACGCTGGGTGTACGGCAACGTGCAGCGCGCCCAGGGAGCCGCGAACACCGCCGACAGTCAGGTGGGCGCCTGGGCCACCGAGGCCCGCGCCGCCTTCACCGAGCAGACCACCAGCAACTACCAGAACAACGACCCCGCCAGCGGCTACGCCCGCCGCGACGACTACACCTTCAAGCACGACGCCGCCGACCAGTACCTCGCCGTGACGCTGGCCGTCGCCGCGCACACCCTGGCCGCCCTGCCGCCCGCCGGAGCCACGAACGCCGACGAGGCCCGCGCCGCGCTGCGCGCCATCAGCGCCGTCACGCCCAGCGACCTGATCCGCGCCGAGGTCGTCTGGAGCCCCGACGCCGAGGGCGAATTCCTCAGCGAGGACGAGGCCATCCAGAAGTACCCCGCCCTGACCCGCCTGTAG
- a CDS encoding desiccation-associated late embryogenesis abundant protein, producing the protein MKSDRHFPVKRLLVLGALVGAGAYYFSREQNRRALDSKLAELGLKDAAQDVGQSVTKGWEKTKDAAKDAGAVIADKAGEVKDAAAGGAQAAADKVKEVAGDVKGAVADASGKAADAAKDTAATASDKAGDVADKARDAAADKAAEVKADAQAKVADVKADATKAANDVKGAARDAKKS; encoded by the coding sequence ATGAAAAGTGATCGTCATTTCCCCGTGAAACGTCTGCTGGTCCTGGGTGCGCTGGTCGGCGCCGGCGCGTACTACTTCAGCCGCGAGCAGAACCGCCGCGCCCTGGATTCCAAACTGGCTGAACTGGGCCTCAAGGACGCCGCTCAGGACGTGGGCCAGAGCGTCACCAAGGGCTGGGAGAAGACGAAGGACGCCGCCAAGGATGCCGGCGCCGTCATTGCCGACAAGGCCGGCGAGGTCAAGGACGCCGCCGCCGGTGGCGCGCAGGCCGCCGCCGACAAGGTCAAGGAAGTCGCCGGTGACGTGAAAGGCGCCGTGGCCGACGCCTCGGGCAAGGCTGCCGACGCCGCCAAGGACACGGCCGCGACCGCCAGCGACAAGGCGGGCGACGTGGCCGACAAGGCCAGGGACGCCGCTGCCGACAAGGCCGCTGAGGTCAAGGCCGACGCGCAGGCCAAGGTCGCCGACGTGAAGGCCGACGCCACGAAGGCCGCCAACGACGTCAAGGGCGCGGCCCGCGACGCCAAGAAATCCTGA